The genomic interval gagtgcgggtcgatcccggggagtgcgggggatccgggggagtgcggggatcccggggagtgcggggggatcccagggagtgcgGGGGGATCCCGGGGGATTgcgggggatccccgggagtgtggggGATCCCGGGGATCCGGGGGGAGTgcggggatcccggggagtgcggggatcccggggagtgcggggatcCCGGGGAATGTGGGGGATCCCGGGGatccgggggagtgtgggggatcccggggagtgcgggtcgatcccggggagtgcgggggatcccggggagtgcgggggatcccggggagtgcgggtcGATCCCTTGGAGTGCGGGtcgatcccggggagtgcgggggatcccggggagtgcggggatcccgggtcgatcccggggagtgcgggggatcccggggatcccggggagtgcggggggatcccggggagtgcgggggatcccggggagtgcgggggatcccggggagtgcggggatcccggggagtgcgggggatcccggggagtgcggggatcccgggtcgatcccggggagtgcgggggatcccggggagtgcgggggatcccggggagtgcgggggatcccggggagtgcggggatcccggggagtgcgggggatcccggggagtgcgggggatcccggggagtgcgggggatcccggggagtgcggggatcccggggagtgcgggggatcccggggagtgcggggatcccggggagtgcgggggatcccggggagtgcgggggatcccggggagtgcggggatc from Heptranchias perlo isolate sHepPer1 unplaced genomic scaffold, sHepPer1.hap1 HAP1_SCAFFOLD_566, whole genome shotgun sequence carries:
- the LOC137316181 gene encoding collagen alpha-2(IX) chain-like; protein product: PGSVGDPGECGGSRGIPGSAGDPGECGGSRGSGGVWGIPGSAGIPGSAGIPGSAGDPGECGDPGSIPGSAGDPGECGGSRGVRGSRGVRGIPGIRGSVGDPGECGDPGDAGRSRGVRGIRGSAGIPGSAGGSQGVRGDPGGLRGIPGSVGDPGDPGGVRGSRGVRGSRGVRGSRGMWGIPGIRGSVGDPGECGSIPGSAGDPGECGGSRGSRGVRGIPGSAGIPGRSRGVRGIPGIPGSAGGSRGV